The Terracoccus luteus genome includes a region encoding these proteins:
- a CDS encoding pyridoxamine 5'-phosphate oxidase family protein: MTVSERPDPVTLPAPAVEFVTVRHLATLTTLRPDGSPHVVPVGFTWDADAGVARVITNGGSRKVRNVEAGCRSVLCQVDGRYWLSLEGPSRVLRDPASVHDAERRYAARYREPRENPQRVVIEITVDRVLGTF, from the coding sequence GTGACGGTGAGCGAGCGCCCCGACCCCGTCACCCTGCCCGCCCCCGCGGTCGAGTTCGTCACCGTGCGTCACCTCGCCACCCTGACGACGCTGCGGCCCGACGGCTCGCCGCACGTCGTGCCCGTCGGCTTCACGTGGGACGCCGACGCCGGGGTGGCCCGCGTCATCACCAACGGCGGCAGCCGCAAGGTGCGTAACGTCGAGGCCGGATGCCGGTCGGTGCTCTGCCAGGTCGACGGACGGTACTGGCTCTCGCTCGAGGGACCGTCACGCGTGCTGCGCGACCCGGCATCCGTGCACGACGCCGAGCGGCGCTACGCGGCGCGCTACCGCGAGCCCCGGGAGAACCCTCAGCGCGTCGTCATCGAGATCACCGTCGACCGCGTCCTCGGCACCTTCTGA
- the radA gene encoding DNA repair protein RadA codes for MPRTATTRRTAGYRCAECGWQTAKWVGRCGECQAWGTVAEVGGVAAARTTAAPVTAPAQRIGDVDLTRATARPTGVAEFDRVLGGGLVPGAVVLVAGEPGIGKSTLLLDVAARAARQGGPVLYVSGEESAAQVRSRAERIGAMADTLYLAAETDLGAVLGQVARVDPQLLVVDSVQTVSSAEVEGQAGNVSQVREVTASIIAAAKASHTAVLLVGHVTKDGSIAGPRVLEHLVDVVVQFEGDRHSRLRLVRAVKNRFGPTDEVGCFDLSDGGITGLSDPSGLFLSQRDHAVPGTCVTVTLEGRRPLVAEVQALVAASTLPSPRRTSSGLDNARLAMIIAVLDKRAGAPVAQRDIFAATVGGVRVTEPAADLAIVCALASSVVDQALATDVVAFGEVGLAGEVRRVTGLQRRLAEAARLGFRHALVPAGSLDDVTVPPGIRAVEVRDVPRAIEAMGRLAGARTDDAAALPSV; via the coding sequence ATGCCTCGAACCGCCACGACCCGTCGGACCGCCGGCTACCGCTGTGCCGAGTGTGGCTGGCAGACGGCCAAGTGGGTCGGGCGCTGCGGAGAGTGCCAGGCGTGGGGCACCGTCGCCGAGGTCGGTGGGGTCGCGGCCGCCCGCACCACCGCCGCTCCCGTGACGGCCCCCGCCCAGCGCATCGGCGACGTCGACCTCACGCGGGCCACGGCCCGGCCCACCGGGGTGGCCGAGTTCGACCGGGTGCTCGGGGGCGGGCTCGTGCCCGGCGCCGTCGTGCTCGTCGCCGGTGAGCCCGGCATCGGCAAGTCGACGCTGCTGCTCGACGTCGCCGCCCGGGCCGCGCGTCAGGGCGGTCCGGTGCTCTATGTGAGCGGGGAGGAGTCGGCGGCCCAGGTGCGGTCGCGCGCCGAGCGCATCGGCGCGATGGCCGACACCCTCTACCTCGCGGCCGAGACCGACCTCGGCGCCGTCCTGGGCCAGGTGGCCCGGGTCGACCCGCAGCTGCTCGTTGTCGACTCCGTCCAGACCGTGTCGAGCGCAGAGGTCGAGGGGCAGGCGGGCAACGTCTCGCAGGTGCGTGAGGTGACCGCGAGCATCATCGCCGCGGCGAAGGCGAGCCACACCGCGGTGCTGCTCGTCGGGCACGTGACCAAGGACGGCTCGATCGCCGGGCCCCGGGTGCTCGAGCACCTCGTCGACGTCGTCGTCCAGTTCGAGGGCGACCGCCACTCGCGCCTGCGCCTCGTGCGGGCGGTCAAGAACCGCTTCGGCCCCACCGACGAGGTCGGCTGCTTCGACCTCTCCGACGGCGGCATCACCGGTCTGTCCGACCCCAGCGGGCTGTTCCTGTCGCAGCGCGACCACGCCGTGCCGGGTACCTGCGTCACCGTCACGCTCGAGGGTCGCCGCCCCCTCGTCGCGGAGGTCCAGGCCCTCGTGGCGGCCTCCACCCTGCCGTCACCGCGGCGCACGTCGAGCGGCCTCGACAACGCTCGCCTGGCCATGATCATCGCGGTGCTCGACAAGCGGGCGGGGGCGCCCGTCGCCCAGCGCGACATCTTCGCCGCCACCGTCGGTGGGGTCCGCGTCACCGAGCCCGCCGCCGACCTCGCCATCGTCTGCGCCCTCGCCAGCTCGGTGGTCGACCAGGCCCTCGCCACCGACGTCGTCGCCTTCGGTGAGGTCGGTCTGGCGGGGGAGGTGCGTCGGGTGACCGGCCTGCAGCGTCGCCTGGCGGAGGCGGCGCGGCTCGGTTTCCGGCACGCGCTCGTCCCCGCGGGGTCGCTCGACGACGTGACGGTGCCACCCGGCATCCGGGCCGTCGAGGTGCGCGACGTGCCGCGGGCCATCGAGGCGATGGGGCGCCTCGCAGGGGCACGGACGGACGACGCCGCGGCCCTGCCCAGCGTCTAG
- a CDS encoding ABC transporter permease: MPATDERPGLRSGVRVFALLVAAGFRRHSTYRLALLAGLTTNSVFGLVRASILSATVASAGAAVGGYDTGQVLAFVWWGQALLGTVNLWGFQEVADRVRTGDIAVDFLRPLDPQLVYLAGDLGRAGINLLARGLPVLAIGWLLSAFSWPPGPLSWLLGVVSVLVAVVAAFAGGFAVNLLAFWLVEIRGLRMLYTVLGGFLCGLYVPVPWFPDWLGTLARWSPFPAMLQNPLDVLTGRVIGADAVATVVTQLAWAGALLALGQVLLRRGRRTLEVQGG; this comes from the coding sequence GTGCCTGCCACCGACGAGCGACCCGGACTGCGCTCGGGGGTGAGGGTGTTCGCCCTCCTCGTCGCGGCCGGGTTCCGGCGGCACTCGACCTACCGACTGGCCCTGCTCGCCGGCCTGACGACCAACTCCGTCTTCGGGCTCGTGCGCGCGTCGATCCTCTCCGCCACCGTGGCGTCGGCCGGGGCGGCGGTCGGTGGCTACGACACGGGACAGGTGCTCGCCTTCGTGTGGTGGGGCCAGGCGCTGCTCGGCACCGTCAACCTCTGGGGGTTCCAGGAGGTCGCCGACCGGGTGCGCACCGGCGACATCGCCGTCGACTTCCTGCGGCCGCTCGACCCGCAGCTGGTCTACCTCGCCGGCGACCTCGGTCGGGCCGGCATCAACCTGCTGGCCCGGGGCCTGCCGGTGCTCGCCATCGGCTGGCTGCTGTCGGCCTTCTCGTGGCCGCCGGGGCCGCTGTCGTGGCTGCTGGGGGTGGTCTCGGTGCTCGTCGCCGTCGTCGCGGCGTTCGCCGGCGGGTTCGCCGTCAACCTGCTCGCCTTCTGGCTCGTCGAGATCCGCGGGCTGCGCATGCTCTACACCGTCCTCGGCGGGTTCCTCTGTGGTCTGTACGTGCCCGTCCCGTGGTTCCCCGACTGGCTCGGCACCCTGGCCCGCTGGTCACCGTTCCCCGCCATGCTGCAGAACCCCCTCGACGTGCTCACCGGGCGGGTCATCGGCGCGGATGCCGTCGCCACCGTCGTCACGCAGCTGGCGTGGGCCGGGGCCCTGCTCGCGCTGGGCCAGGTGCTGCTGCGCCGCGGCCGGCGCACCCTGGAGGTGCAGGGTGGCTGA
- a CDS encoding ABC transporter ATP-binding protein: MTGTPTTPTTPTTRRGGSPVVETRDLVRDFKRTRAVDHLSITVDAGEAVGYIGANGAGKSTTIKMLTGILKPTSGTVRTCGRDPLTDRVEVARRVGVVFGQRSQLWWDLPLGESFTILAAIHRLEPAAARARAARLVEQLEMGPQLSTPVRSLSLGQRMRAEVAAALLHRPELLVLDEPTIGLDVLSKQRLREFLVAERRERGTTLLLTTHDMGDIERLCDRVLVVDHGRLAFDGTLPGLAATVGARRVLVVDLAAPTAPLQGIPGTALLAGEPDGLRQRLAFDPAETTAAEVLAHVSARAEVRDLTIEEPDIEDVVRRIYAASR, from the coding sequence ATGACCGGCACGCCCACCACCCCCACCACCCCCACGACCCGGCGCGGCGGCTCGCCCGTCGTCGAGACCCGCGACCTCGTGCGCGACTTCAAGCGCACCCGCGCGGTGGACCACCTGAGCATCACGGTGGATGCCGGGGAGGCCGTCGGGTACATCGGTGCCAACGGCGCCGGGAAGTCGACGACGATCAAGATGCTGACCGGCATCCTCAAGCCCACGTCGGGCACGGTGCGCACGTGCGGGCGGGACCCGCTGACCGACCGGGTCGAGGTGGCGCGGCGGGTCGGTGTCGTTTTCGGGCAGCGCTCGCAGCTGTGGTGGGACCTCCCGCTGGGGGAGTCGTTCACCATCCTCGCCGCCATCCACCGGCTCGAGCCGGCCGCGGCGCGGGCGAGGGCGGCGCGCCTCGTCGAGCAGCTCGAGATGGGGCCGCAGCTGAGCACGCCGGTGCGCTCGCTGTCGCTCGGTCAGCGGATGCGGGCGGAGGTCGCGGCCGCGCTGCTGCACCGGCCCGAGCTGCTCGTGCTCGACGAGCCGACGATCGGGCTCGACGTGCTCTCGAAGCAGCGGCTGCGTGAGTTCCTCGTCGCCGAGCGCCGCGAGCGGGGCACGACGCTGCTGCTGACGACGCACGACATGGGCGACATCGAGCGGCTCTGCGACCGCGTCCTCGTCGTCGACCACGGGCGGCTCGCCTTCGACGGCACGCTCCCCGGGCTGGCCGCCACGGTCGGCGCCCGGCGTGTGCTCGTCGTCGACCTCGCCGCCCCGACCGCGCCGCTGCAGGGCATCCCCGGCACGGCCCTGCTCGCCGGCGAGCCCGACGGGCTGCGCCAGCGGCTCGCCTTCGACCCGGCGGAGACGACGGCGGCCGAGGTGCTGGCCCACGTCAGCGCGCGAGCCGAGGTGCGCGACCTCACGATCGAGGAGCCCGACATCGAGGACGTCGTGCGCCGCATCTACGCCGCGTCTCGCTGA
- a CDS encoding gluconokinase has protein sequence MPANDDDPDRTLDVIIVMGVSGSGKSTVAKGISTVMRWEFAEGDAFHSDANVEKMRSGQPLTDDDRWPWLESIGDWISGKEAAGESAVVTCSALRRVYRDLLRRDRPSVRFLHVEAPSTVIEDRMNHRPGHYMPSSLLPSQLATLEPLEPDEPGVEITNEGTAAAVLDRALGALGLSKDSRA, from the coding sequence ATGCCCGCGAACGACGACGACCCCGACCGCACTCTCGACGTGATCATCGTGATGGGGGTGTCGGGGTCGGGGAAGTCGACCGTGGCCAAGGGCATCTCGACGGTGATGCGCTGGGAGTTCGCGGAGGGCGACGCCTTCCACTCCGACGCCAACGTCGAGAAGATGCGCAGCGGCCAGCCGCTCACCGACGACGACCGCTGGCCATGGCTCGAGTCGATCGGCGACTGGATCAGCGGCAAGGAGGCGGCCGGCGAGAGCGCCGTCGTCACCTGCTCCGCGCTGCGCCGGGTCTACCGCGACCTCCTGCGCCGCGACCGGCCGTCGGTGCGCTTCCTGCACGTCGAGGCGCCGAGCACCGTCATCGAGGACCGCATGAACCACCGGCCCGGGCACTACATGCCCTCGTCCCTGCTGCCCAGCCAGCTCGCCACCCTCGAGCCGCTGGAGCCGGACGAGCCGGGAGTGGAGATCACCAACGAGGGCACGGCGGCCGCCGTGCTCGACCGGGCGCTCGGCGCCCTCGGACTGAGCAAGGACTCCCGCGCATGA
- a CDS encoding histone-like nucleoid-structuring protein Lsr2: protein MAQRVEVVLIDDVDGGDAAETVTFGLDGVTYEIDLSDKNARKLRDDFATWSGHARRAGSAGRSVSRKRPGTSAKRSDLSAVREWARQNGHNVSERGRISAEVQEAYDKAH from the coding sequence ATGGCACAGCGTGTTGAAGTCGTGCTCATCGACGACGTCGACGGCGGTGACGCCGCCGAGACCGTCACCTTCGGACTCGACGGCGTCACGTACGAGATCGACCTTTCCGACAAGAATGCCCGCAAGCTCCGCGACGACTTCGCGACGTGGAGCGGGCACGCCCGCCGTGCCGGCAGCGCCGGCCGGTCCGTGAGCCGCAAGCGGCCCGGCACCTCGGCCAAGCGTTCCGACCTCAGCGCGGTGCGCGAGTGGGCGCGGCAGAACGGGCACAACGTGTCCGAGCGCGGCCGGATCTCCGCGGAGGTCCAGGAGGCCTACGACAAGGCCCACTGA
- a CDS encoding ABC transporter permease: MAEPLTGPRPRPSRRSRRPDHLRPLHPYRVLLASRLRSQLTYRTSFATDVLGTLVVGLVELAEVWVIFHNVDTLGGLDFASALLVFALSNVCFAVADLLVGHLDSLPTYIRAGTVDAFYVRPLPLLAQLVSSDISLRRVGRLTVALVALVVGLATAGVQWSVAAAALLVLTIVSGTAVFAGLFTTAGALQFFVVDGAEVTNSFTYGGSYAAQQSQQVFPDPLRVFWTFVVPTAFVAYQPALTLLGRDDGFLPGWAGWLTPVAALLTWAVAATCWRLGTRHYQGAGG, from the coding sequence GTGGCTGAGCCGCTCACCGGGCCCCGACCGCGCCCATCGCGCCGGTCGCGCCGGCCCGACCACCTGCGCCCGCTCCACCCCTACCGCGTGCTGCTCGCCTCGCGGCTGCGGTCCCAGCTGACCTACCGCACCTCGTTCGCGACCGACGTCCTCGGCACCCTCGTCGTGGGCCTCGTCGAGCTCGCCGAGGTGTGGGTCATCTTCCACAACGTCGACACCCTCGGCGGCCTCGACTTCGCCTCGGCGCTGCTCGTCTTCGCCCTGAGCAACGTCTGCTTCGCGGTCGCCGACCTGCTCGTCGGCCACCTCGACAGCCTGCCCACGTACATCCGCGCCGGCACCGTCGACGCGTTCTACGTGCGCCCGCTGCCGCTGCTCGCCCAGCTCGTCTCGAGCGACATCTCGCTGCGTCGCGTCGGGCGGCTCACCGTCGCCCTCGTGGCGCTCGTCGTCGGGCTCGCGACCGCGGGCGTCCAGTGGTCGGTCGCGGCCGCGGCCCTGCTCGTCCTCACGATCGTCAGCGGCACGGCCGTCTTCGCCGGCCTCTTCACGACGGCGGGCGCCCTGCAGTTCTTCGTCGTCGACGGCGCCGAGGTCACGAACTCCTTCACGTACGGCGGCTCCTACGCCGCGCAGCAAAGCCAGCAGGTCTTCCCGGACCCGCTGCGCGTCTTCTGGACCTTCGTCGTCCCGACCGCCTTCGTCGCCTACCAGCCCGCCCTGACCCTGCTCGGTCGCGACGACGGCTTCCTGCCGGGCTGGGCGGGGTGGCTGACCCCGGTCGCGGCCCTGCTCACGTGGGCCGTCGCCGCGACGTGCTGGCGCCTCGGGACCCGTCACTACCAAGGAGCAGGCGGATGA
- the disA gene encoding DNA integrity scanning diadenylate cyclase DisA: MERNDELLLRMELAAVAPGTELRDSLERILRGRTGALIVHGFDKTVESICTGGFELDVEFSATRVRELCKMDGAVVLDTDGTRILRAATQLVPDSSIETTESGTRHRTAERVAKQTGFPVISVSQSMGVVALYVGGIRHVIEGSPTTLSRADQALQTLERYKSRLDEVTGTLSALEIEDLVTVRDVTAVLQRLEMVGRISAEIQDYVVELGTDGRLLSLQLEELIGGLGNDRELVIRDYLPTTKSELTVEEALGRLEALNSVDLLDLAAGARAVGFSVVGDSLDAPVSPLGYRLLTKVPRLPAAIVDRLVVHFESLQRLLAAGIDDLMLVEGVGEGRARAVREGLSRLAESSILERYV, from the coding sequence ATGGAGAGGAACGACGAGCTGCTCCTGCGCATGGAGCTCGCCGCCGTCGCCCCCGGCACCGAGCTGCGTGACAGCCTCGAGCGCATCCTGCGCGGCCGCACCGGCGCCCTCATCGTGCACGGCTTCGACAAGACGGTCGAGTCGATCTGCACGGGCGGCTTCGAGCTCGACGTCGAGTTCTCGGCCACCCGCGTGCGCGAGCTGTGCAAGATGGACGGCGCCGTCGTGCTCGACACCGACGGAACCCGCATCCTACGGGCGGCCACGCAGCTCGTCCCCGACTCGAGCATCGAGACGACGGAGTCGGGCACCCGGCACCGCACCGCGGAGCGCGTCGCGAAGCAGACGGGCTTCCCCGTGATCTCCGTGAGCCAGTCGATGGGCGTCGTCGCCCTCTACGTCGGCGGCATCCGGCACGTCATCGAGGGCTCGCCGACGACGCTGTCGCGCGCCGACCAGGCGCTGCAGACCCTCGAGCGCTACAAGTCGCGCCTCGACGAGGTCACCGGCACGCTCTCGGCCCTCGAGATCGAGGACCTCGTCACCGTGCGCGACGTCACCGCCGTGCTGCAGCGCCTCGAGATGGTCGGTCGCATCTCCGCGGAGATCCAGGACTACGTCGTCGAGCTCGGCACCGACGGGCGCCTGCTCAGCCTCCAGCTCGAGGAGCTCATCGGCGGGCTCGGCAACGACCGCGAGCTCGTCATCCGCGACTACCTGCCCACGACGAAGAGCGAGCTCACGGTCGAGGAGGCCCTGGGCCGCCTCGAGGCCCTCAACTCCGTCGACCTGCTCGACCTCGCTGCGGGCGCCCGGGCCGTCGGCTTCTCCGTCGTGGGCGACAGCCTCGACGCCCCGGTCAGCCCGCTCGGGTACCGGCTGCTGACGAAGGTGCCGCGACTGCCGGCCGCCATCGTCGACCGTCTCGTCGTGCACTTCGAGTCGCTCCAGCGACTGCTCGCGGCCGGCATCGACGACCTCATGCTCGTCGAGGGCGTCGGCGAGGGCCGCGCCCGCGCCGTGCGCGAGGGGCTGTCGCGCCTCGCCGAGTCGAGCATCCTCGAGCGCTACGTCTGA
- a CDS encoding A/G-specific adenine glycosylase, which yields MVVTLPTGPPLALLHERVNTWFLETGRDLPWRRPDCSPWGVFLSEVMSQQTPLARVEPVWHEWMERWPTPADLAADAPGEAVRRWKRLGYPRRALRLHEAATVMVQWHDGRVPSTHAELLALPGVGAYTAAAVACFAFGVPEVVVDTNVRRVIARTVTGLALPAPTLTRAESQLAHDVQPTERDAANLWNVAVMELGALVCVARGPRCGECPVADLCAWNRAGRPAHDGPPRRGQAWHGTDRQVRGEVLRRLRAEDHPLPLAALADSGPDAAQVMRCLDSLVADGLLEPIDGDRYRLPA from the coding sequence GTGGTCGTGACCCTCCCGACCGGCCCGCCGCTCGCCCTGCTCCACGAGCGCGTCAACACCTGGTTCCTCGAGACCGGGCGCGACCTGCCGTGGCGGCGGCCCGACTGCAGCCCCTGGGGCGTCTTCCTCTCCGAGGTCATGTCGCAGCAGACCCCGCTCGCCCGGGTCGAGCCCGTCTGGCACGAGTGGATGGAGCGGTGGCCCACCCCGGCCGACCTCGCCGCGGACGCCCCCGGCGAGGCCGTGCGCCGGTGGAAGCGGCTCGGCTACCCCCGGCGGGCGCTGCGCCTGCACGAGGCCGCGACCGTGATGGTGCAGTGGCACGACGGCCGGGTGCCGTCGACGCACGCCGAGCTGCTCGCCCTGCCCGGCGTCGGCGCCTACACCGCGGCGGCCGTCGCCTGCTTCGCCTTCGGCGTCCCCGAGGTCGTCGTCGACACGAACGTGCGCCGGGTCATCGCCCGCACGGTCACGGGTCTCGCCCTGCCCGCCCCCACCCTGACCCGCGCCGAGTCGCAGCTCGCCCACGACGTGCAGCCGACGGAACGGGACGCCGCCAACCTCTGGAACGTCGCCGTCATGGAGCTCGGTGCTCTCGTCTGCGTCGCCCGCGGTCCCCGGTGCGGCGAGTGCCCCGTCGCCGACCTCTGCGCCTGGAACCGGGCCGGTCGCCCCGCCCACGACGGGCCGCCGCGCCGCGGGCAGGCCTGGCACGGCACCGACCGGCAGGTGCGCGGCGAGGTGCTGCGCCGGCTGCGGGCCGAGGACCACCCGCTGCCGCTCGCGGCCCTCGCCGACAGCGGCCCCGACGCGGCGCAGGTGATGCGCTGCCTCGACTCCCTCGTGGCCGACGGCCTGCTCGAGCCCATCGACGGCGACCGCTACCGCCTCCCCGCCTGA
- a CDS encoding SLC13 family permease, producing the protein MSLTLLTPALSPAAAPITTLLADPPEVPYAGDGQLVVACLAGILAVVVLITWAKLHPFLSLILGSAVLGLVATMPPGTIVTSFIAGFGSTTGSVGVLIALGAMIGKMLEASGGANRIVGTLVGRVGPNGLPWMMAAIAAILGLPLFFEVGVVLLVPVVIMVAKRTGASLMKVGIPALAGLSVLHGLVPPHPGPLTAIGLLNADLGRTLLFGLLVAIPTVVVAGPVLARFVDQWVPKHADSLVLAGAGGAATGTAGGGREKGRKNGRERSRGAAGGRQVDDLDALDPANQPGRRRIGFGSAIVAITLPVALMLIDAIVKLTVTDAENGLRKVVDVIGTPVVALLIAVIFCYFRLGLASGMSRSTVSDTFGSSLPGIAGILLIVAAGGGLKQTLIDAGVGNVIRDWATGVNISALVLGWLVAVLIRLGTGSATVATITAAGIVGPLAASLSTNELALLVLAIGCGSLFFSHVNDAGFWLVKEYFGLTVGETIKSWSVMETVISVVGFALVMLLSVVV; encoded by the coding sequence ATGAGCCTGACCCTGCTGACCCCCGCCCTCTCGCCCGCCGCCGCCCCCATCACCACGCTGCTCGCCGACCCGCCCGAGGTGCCCTACGCGGGCGACGGCCAGCTCGTCGTCGCCTGCCTCGCCGGCATCCTCGCCGTCGTCGTGCTCATCACGTGGGCCAAGCTGCACCCGTTCCTGTCCCTCATCCTCGGCTCGGCGGTGCTCGGTCTCGTCGCGACGATGCCGCCCGGCACCATCGTCACGAGCTTCATCGCAGGCTTCGGCTCGACGACCGGGTCGGTCGGTGTGCTCATCGCGCTCGGCGCCATGATCGGCAAGATGCTCGAGGCCTCGGGCGGGGCCAACCGCATCGTCGGCACGCTCGTCGGCCGCGTCGGCCCGAACGGGCTGCCGTGGATGATGGCCGCGATCGCCGCCATCCTCGGCCTGCCCCTCTTCTTCGAGGTCGGCGTCGTGCTGCTCGTGCCGGTCGTCATCATGGTCGCCAAGCGCACCGGCGCCTCGCTCATGAAGGTCGGCATCCCGGCCCTCGCCGGCCTGTCGGTGCTGCACGGTCTCGTGCCACCGCACCCCGGCCCGCTCACGGCCATCGGCCTGCTCAACGCCGACCTCGGGCGCACCCTGCTCTTCGGGCTGCTCGTCGCCATCCCGACCGTCGTCGTCGCCGGGCCGGTGCTGGCCCGCTTCGTCGACCAGTGGGTGCCCAAGCACGCGGACTCCCTGGTGCTCGCCGGGGCCGGAGGCGCCGCGACCGGCACCGCCGGCGGCGGTCGCGAGAAGGGTCGCAAGAACGGACGCGAGCGCAGCCGCGGCGCAGCCGGCGGACGTCAGGTCGACGACCTCGACGCCCTCGACCCCGCGAACCAGCCCGGACGCCGCCGCATCGGCTTCGGGTCGGCCATCGTCGCGATCACCCTCCCCGTCGCCCTCATGCTCATCGACGCGATCGTCAAGCTCACCGTCACCGACGCGGAGAACGGGCTGCGCAAGGTCGTCGACGTCATCGGCACCCCCGTCGTCGCGCTGCTCATCGCCGTCATCTTCTGCTACTTCCGGCTCGGACTCGCCTCCGGCATGAGCCGCTCGACGGTGAGCGACACGTTCGGCTCCAGCCTGCCGGGCATCGCCGGCATCCTGCTCATCGTCGCCGCGGGCGGTGGCCTCAAGCAGACCCTCATCGACGCGGGCGTCGGCAACGTCATCCGCGACTGGGCGACCGGGGTCAACATCTCGGCGCTCGTGCTCGGCTGGCTCGTCGCCGTGCTCATCCGCCTGGGCACGGGCTCGGCCACCGTCGCGACCATCACCGCGGCCGGCATCGTCGGACCGCTCGCCGCATCGCTCTCGACGAACGAGCTGGCCCTGCTCGTGCTCGCCATCGGGTGCGGCTCGCTGTTCTTCAGCCACGTCAACGACGCGGGATTCTGGCTGGTCAAGGAGTACTTCGGCCTCACCGTCGGCGAGACGATCAAGTCGTGGTCGGTCATGGAGACCGTCATCTCCGTCGTCGGCTTCGCCCTCGTCATGCTGCTCAGCGTCGTGGTGTGA